Below is a window of Vicinamibacterales bacterium DNA.
GCGGATGGCGATTGGCTGGCTCGGCGGCGGCGCGCTCGGGTTCGCCATCCCGTTCGTGTACCTGCGGGTGAAGCGCACGCGCCGTCTGCGCGCGTTCGAAGAGGCCTTCCCCGAGGCGCTCGACCTCATCTCCCGGGCGCTGAAGGCCGGCCACGCGTTCGCCACCGGGTTGAAGATGGTCGCCGACGAGATGCCGGAGCCGATCGGTCCGGAGTTCCGCAAGACGTTCGACGAGCAGAACTTCGGTCTGCCGCTCAAGGACGCGCTGGCGAACCTCACGGTGCGGATCCCGCTGCTCGACGTGCGGTTCTTCTCGACCGCGGTGCTGATCCAGCGCGAGACCGGCGGCAACCTCTCGGAGATTCTCGAGAACCTGGCGCACGTGGTCCGCGAGCGGTTCAAGATTCTGCGCCAGGTCCGCGTCTACACCGCGCACGGCCGTCTGACCGGCTACGTGCTGCTCGGGCTGCCGGTGTTCCTGGCGATTGCGCTGGCGTTCATCAACCCCGAG
It encodes the following:
- a CDS encoding type II secretion system F family protein; amino-acid sequence: MVAVLSTFILGAGVVFGVYLLITKLPGYLAQRKLNARLEQLTTAPESTPEEAGGQLVKEKHEGLLPGLDRMAAGTTRGSALATWIEQSGVRVSISGLLLIAFASALVFGFIASAALRMAIGWLGGGALGFAIPFVYLRVKRTRRLRAFEEAFPEALDLISRALKAGHAFATGLKMVADEMPEPIGPEFRKTFDEQNFGLPLKDALANLTVRIPLLDVRFFSTAVLIQRETGGNLSEILENLAHVVRERFKILRQVRVYTAHGRLTGYVLLGLPVFLAIALAFINPEHMQLLFTERLGHMMLGATVIMQTVGYFWIKQVVKIEV